A window of Gallaecimonas kandeliae genomic DNA:
CGTCTGTCGCAACTTGGCCCGCCAGGCCCTGTCCCTGCCCGCCGACGTCGACCAAACCCAGGCCAGGGCCCAGATCTACCGGCTGCTGGCCTTCGTCCATGCCTTGAAAGACCACCTGCGCGGCGACGGCCCAACCGATCTCTCGGCCCTGCTGCCGGCCGGGGAGCTGGCCGCCGTCGAGGCCGCCCCCAACAGGCCCAACAAGGTGCTGCTGTTCACCGCCAAAAGCTTTGCGGCCCTTAGCCACCAGGGCAAGGTGGCGCCGGATCTGATGGCCCGCATCGACGACCAGGTGACGCGGCTTTCCTACATCCTCGGCGGCTGCGAGCGCATCAAGACCACCCCCATCCCCTATTCCTACCTCTTGCTGCTGCACAGGACCGTCTTCGTCTACTGCCTGCTGCTGCCCTTCGGCCTGGTGGACTCGGTGGGCTACCTGACGCCGCTGCTGGTGCTGGTGCTGGCCTATACCTTCTTCGGCCTGGACGCCCTGGGGGACGAGATAGAAGATCCCTTCGACGCCGATCCCAATGACTTGCCCCTGGACGCCATCAGCCGCAATATCGAAGTGAATCTGCGGTCCCTGCTGGACGAGACCGAACTGCCGCCCCAACTGGAGCCCAAGGATCAGGTGCTGTTATGACCCCTGCCATAGTGCTGCTGCAAAAGACCCAGACCCCCCACCAGGTGCTGAGCTACCAGCATGACCCCAAGGCCCCGGCCTATGGCCTGGAGGCCGCCGAAGTCCTGGGATTGGCGGTGGAGCAGGTCTTCAAGACCCTGCTGGCGAAACTGGATGACGGCAAGCTGGTGGTGGCCTTGGTGCCGGTGCACCGGCAGCTGGATCTCAAGCTGCTGGCCAAAGCCGCTGGCGCCAAGAAGGCCCAGATGGCGCCGCCCCATGACGCAGAGAAGGCCACAGGTTACGTGGTGGGTGGCATCAGTCCCCTGGGCCAGAAGAAGGCCTTGCCCCTCTTCCTCGACGACAGCGCCAAGGCTTTCGAGGTCATCCACGTCAGCGGCGGGCGCCGCGGCCTGGAGCTGGCCCTGGCCCCAGAGGCCCTCTGCGCCCTGACCCGGGGGCGCTTCGCCAGCCTGGGCAAGGATTGACCCATTGTTGTTTTATTTCATCAACATTTCTCAAAAACCTGCTGCCGCTGGCCAGCCTCTCAGGACCGCTCAGGCAAAAATGCGTTAGTTTACGTCAATGTCAATTTGACAGCGCCGAAGGGGGCCGCCCAGAATGCGGCTCCTTCTCGCGCCGGCCCAAAGGCCGGCCATTATCACAACGACAACGACGAGGAAGCCGCCGTGGCCGGAGCACTGCCCCAGGACTCAACCCGCCCCCTTGCCCAACACCACCAGCAGCACAGCTTCGCCCTGGTGGCCTTGACCAGCCTCTTCTTCATGTGGGGCTTTATCACCTGTCTCAACGACATCCTGATCCCCCACCTCAAGAGCGTCTTCAGCCTCAACTACACCCAGGCGATGCTGATCCAGTTCTGCTTCTTCGGCGCCTATTTCGTGGTGTCCCTGCCGGCGGGCAAACTGGTCAAGCGCATCGGCTACAAGGGCGGCCTGGTGGCTGGCCTGTTGCTGGCGGCCCTGGGCTGCGCCCTCTTCATACCGGCGGCCAGCTACAAGGTCTATGTGCTCTTCCTGGGCGCCTTGTTCATCCTGGCCAGCGGCGTCACCTTGTTGCAGGTGGCGGCCAACCCCTATGTGACAGTGCTGGGCAAGGCGGAGACCGCCTCGGCCCGCTTGACCCTGACCCAGGCCTTCAACTCCCTGGGCACCACTGTGGCCCCCTGGTTCGGCGCCCTGTTGATCCTCGGCGCCGCCGGTAGCGGCGCCGACAGCGTCAAGTTCCCCTACCTGTTGCTGGCCTGCGCCTTCGCCCTGCTGGCCCTCATCTTCGCCGCCCTGAAACTGCCCGACGTCCGTGACCAGGAAGCCCAGCAGTCCCAGGCCGACGACCAGGGCCTGCACAGTGCCTGGCAGTACCGCCACCTGGTGTTGGGCGCCTTGGGTATCTTCGTCTACGTGGGGGCCGAGGTGAGCATCGGCAGCCTGCTGGTCAACTTCCTGGGCGAGAAGAACATCGCCGGCCTGGCCGAGAGCGATGCCGCCCATTACGTCAGCTACTACTGGGGCGGCGCCATGGTGGGCCGTTTCGCCGGCGCCCTGGTGATGCGCCATATCCGCGCCGGCAAGGTGCTGGCCTTCAACGCCCTGGCCGCCGTGGTGCTGTTGGCATTGACCATCACAGGCCAGGGGGCCCTCGCCATGTGGGCCGTGCTGGCGGTGGGTCTTTGCAACTCCATCATGTTCCCCACCCTCTTCAGCCTGGCGCTGCAGGGCCTTGGCCGCCACACCAGCCAGGGCTCGGGCGTGCTCTGCCTGGCCATCGTCGGCGGCGCCGTGGTGCCGCTGCTCACCGGCACCCTGGTCGATGTGCTGGGTCTGCAACTGGCCTTGACCCTGCCGGCCCTCTGCTACCTCTACATCGCCTATTACGGCGCCAAGGGCTCCAGGCCCCAACCCTGGTAAATAGCGCTGCGCGATAAAAAAACCGGGGCAAGCCCCGGTTTTTTTTTTATCACAGCACGGCGCGCCAGGCGGGCTCCGGCAGCAGATGCAGGCCGGGCTCGGCCCCCTGCCCCGCCCCCACAACATGGCCTATGCCGGCCACCATCACCGCCAGGGTGACGTCGAAGGCGTTGAGGCTGTCGCCGTAGCCGGCGGTGAGGTTGAACATGGAGCCGTCCGCCAGCAGGTAAAGGGTCCGGCCCGGCAAGGCATAGGCGTTCACGAAGGGCATGGGCTG
This region includes:
- the ybaK gene encoding Cys-tRNA(Pro) deacylase, with the protein product MTPAIVLLQKTQTPHQVLSYQHDPKAPAYGLEAAEVLGLAVEQVFKTLLAKLDDGKLVVALVPVHRQLDLKLLAKAAGAKKAQMAPPHDAEKATGYVVGGISPLGQKKALPLFLDDSAKAFEVIHVSGGRRGLELALAPEALCALTRGRFASLGKD
- a CDS encoding sugar MFS transporter, producing the protein MTAPKGAAQNAAPSRAGPKAGHYHNDNDEEAAVAGALPQDSTRPLAQHHQQHSFALVALTSLFFMWGFITCLNDILIPHLKSVFSLNYTQAMLIQFCFFGAYFVVSLPAGKLVKRIGYKGGLVAGLLLAALGCALFIPAASYKVYVLFLGALFILASGVTLLQVAANPYVTVLGKAETASARLTLTQAFNSLGTTVAPWFGALLILGAAGSGADSVKFPYLLLACAFALLALIFAALKLPDVRDQEAQQSQADDQGLHSAWQYRHLVLGALGIFVYVGAEVSIGSLLVNFLGEKNIAGLAESDAAHYVSYYWGGAMVGRFAGALVMRHIRAGKVLAFNALAAVVLLALTITGQGALAMWAVLAVGLCNSIMFPTLFSLALQGLGRHTSQGSGVLCLAIVGGAVVPLLTGTLVDVLGLQLALTLPALCYLYIAYYGAKGSRPQPW
- a CDS encoding bestrophin family protein, producing the protein MIIRPRHQSHFKLLLSNKGSVLKQIRGRLLLVTLLSVAVTLAGGWLYHYKVTLSFTPFLLMGLPLAIFLGFRNSVGYDRFWEGRNQWGELLIVCRNLARQALSLPADVDQTQARAQIYRLLAFVHALKDHLRGDGPTDLSALLPAGELAAVEAAPNRPNKVLLFTAKSFAALSHQGKVAPDLMARIDDQVTRLSYILGGCERIKTTPIPYSYLLLLHRTVFVYCLLLPFGLVDSVGYLTPLLVLVLAYTFFGLDALGDEIEDPFDADPNDLPLDAISRNIEVNLRSLLDETELPPQLEPKDQVLL